CATGGAAGAATCTCATTCATAGTCCATCATTTTACAAAATGCATTCACTTCGTCTTCTTCGTCTAGGTaagtttgaattttctttttccttatatTTTTTTCCCCTTAATAGTAGTATATCTGAACAAGTTAGAGTTAAATTGCTAATTTTCTTCTTGGGATTAAAATATAGCCAGAGAAGCCGAAGCTGAGTTCAGTCAGAAGCTGAAGGAATTGAAAGACTGTTGTGAATCTGTTAGGCAATTTACTCAGACTTGTCAGTCCGTGGAGCTATTACAACAAATTTATGAAAACCATCGCGAAAACCGGGAAGAGAAGACTAACTCCATGAGATTATCTCGTAGGAAAAATCTACATCTCTAAAATGTGTCTGTTCTCTAAGTTTAATATTATTTCTATCTTGAATTCATTCTACTAAATCATCATTTGTTTCTTGCTTTACCATGGTGCAGAACAAAAACTGGCACACTACACAAGATTAGCTGGTAAATGTGTTTTGATATTCGCAAAATGCAGAGGTAGGTGTCGATTCTGGCATACAAAACTGAAATTGCATTCTACTACTTACTTGCTACTTTGTTTCACGTTCTAGTTACATTCATAGTTTTGTTAACTTATTTATATGTCCTTTCGTACTTGGTGAATCTCCTTTAAAAGCCAGTGGATCAATCAATCAGCTGCTAGACACTTGCATTAAGCTAGTACATATACTCCGGTGTTTATGGACAAGTTTGGATTGGATTGATACCTTGTGTTTGCATTTTTGCTACCCAAAAAACACCCGGTGCTTTCCTTGATCCGTGTGGTCTTTTTTCTGGTCTTTTAAGTAAGTTCTTGGTTTAGGTATAGTTATAATTTCTAGAAACTTCACATTGTATATCTCTAAAACCTGTCTGTCGAGTAAGTGTACATACGATTTGTCCAGTAGGTTTTCGGCTTAGGTATAGTTAAAATTTGTAGAAACTTCACACTGTATCAAGATGCTGAGCGTTAGACCTCATGTAGGAGATACCTCCAACATCACTTGACCTATTTCCGTGAGTTCTAACACACTGTTTCACTTTGACATGAAAGTTGCTTTATTCTTATATTACTTGCATTAATAGATAAATACTTACTCAATAGTGGTGATATTTAGTAGTTCACTATTGCATGTTATCATGTCATTTATTCGGCACCGCACTAGTTTCTCAGTTTGGTAGCTTATACTTTGCACTTCCGTCTCCACGAGGAATTCTGAAAACGTGTAATGCATAGTTATTTTGGTGCATGTGATTGAAGACTATACTTACTCATGATGCCTGTATATTGGTTGGAGAATGAAATCGTTTAATTGCACAGGTAGACTCGCCACTATGGCGTGAGCTTGAAGAATCATGTTAACGGCATATAACTTGAATTAAGAATACATGATGCCTGtatattgatttcttttttaaGAAAATTTATGATGTTATGATCTGACAGTTTTTTTGCCTTGTTATTGTATATTAGATATAGTGTTCTCAAGGTTCCAGCTTTTATCTTCTTGTCGTTTTATTGTTTCCTGCACAAGAATTCCTTATCCGGGTAATCTAACCGATTGCATTTTCATGGCATACCGCGGTTATAGTGCTTTATTCCACAATAAGGCCCTCGACTTTCCTGGATACCTTTTAACCCTTCTACCATAAGTTTCATAAAAACCATAACgaaaaacttaaaaagaagatTAACTTCACAAGATTATTTGTTTAACAATCTAGGTACGAAAAACTTAAGGTAGGAATGACCAGTATCTCTAAAACCTGTCTGTTGTGTAAGTGTAACAATATCCATATCGTGAAAATCTACTCAATGATCATTTGTTTCTTGCTTTACCATGGTGCAGGTGCAAAGCGGACTAAGTCCATACGATTAGCCAAAAAAAGTATTAAGATGTCTGCAAAATTCAGCGGTAGGTTTCAATTTTGGCATAGAAACTAAATTTCTTTGTAATGTACTACTTTGTTTAATTGGGTACTTCGTTCATATTATGTTTCATGTTTTCTTTACGATTGTAGTTTGTTGCttgtttatttgtttttaatGGATGTCCTCCAATAATTGTTAAATCTGATTTCAAAACTGGTAGAAGAAATTAATCAACCGCTAAGACAAATGGATAAAGTTGGTACATATACTTATCCGTGTCTAGTCGATAAGTATATGTTCGTGTAGCCTTCTTAGTAGGTTTTGCGGTTAGGTAAAATAAGTAGAAAAGTTACACTGTTTCAAGATGCTAAGGGTTAGAAGTTAGAATTTGTGTAGGGATATTTGCGACAATGCTTGACTTATTTCCGTAAGTTCTTACACACTGTTTGACGTGAAATTTTCTTTATTCGTGTAGTACTTGCATCAATAGTTAAATACTTACTCAACAGTGGTGATATTTTATAGTTTATTCTGTCTCCGTGAGAATTCTGACAAATCTTTAATGCATAGTTATTCTTGTGCATGTTAATGAAGACTATAATTACATCTTATTAACCCTACGACACGATGATAACTCATTGCCAAAATTTGGCGTATTAGACCATGACTTTACAACATAAATCATGTGGTGGACTGAGGTATCCTTCAGTTTTAATATCATATTTCGGAAGGCTGCTTTGCTCCTTGTTAAAAAGGAATGCGATGGCGTAGCAAAAATGCTTAGTTTTAAATTTCTGTGATGTGAGCTCTTATTTCAAATTCATAGAATTTGGCATGTAATCATGGTGCTCGACACTTGAACAATCCTGTTAGCAGCATATAGCCTGAATTAAGAATACATAATGCCTGTGCAATGGTTTCCTAAATAATTAAGCAAAATGTGTCCCAGACTGTTGAAGGTCCACTTTCTTCTTGGAGAAACCCAAAGTGTGTAGCTGCTCCTTCAAAATTACAAGAGTCGTCATTTCACCTATCTGATCCACTCTCTGTTGTGGAAGCCAAAAAAGAACGAATTGTTAAGAATGAAACTAACGCAATACGCCGCGCATCTGGTCTGGTCCAGCCAGTTCCCGACATATAAAAAGGCTCACAGGTTTCTGGTTTGATCTTGTCACGGGACTAGGATTTGGAGAAAGATTAAGAAAAAGGATTAGGGGTGCTTGGTAGATGTTTATTCTGTTGATGACACCTTTATGTTCGGGTTATTTGAAGTGCAATATTTCATTTTCCTTAATGTTGCCCTTCCTGCTTGTCCTTCTCCTATTAAGTAATTAGATGGATGTGGTAGTAACGCTTTTTAGTATATTTGAGTCGACTTCTTTTGAGTTTAGACCACTTTTGGATGGTGTGATGAGTTATATAGTTCTTTTGTGGTGTTTTGTTTTACTCCTCTGTGTGGCTGCTTGTATTTGTGTCATTATATTCGTTTTGTGTGACTTGTAGCCCAGTTAGCATTCTATTTTAGGTGCAGACATGCTAACTGAAGTGTTTTAGTTTCATTTGGCATTCTACTATAAATTTGCTACTTTACCCAAAATTTGTTTGCATTGCAAACAGACAGTTAGGACTATCAATGGGCACCCAATTACCCGGAACCTaatcgggtccggttccgggtcctaaaattGGGTATTATTCCCATTTTAATACTGAGTTTGTATTAGTAATACTTATTTTAGCTAGAATTAGAGGCTATCATCTCAACTAAAACTGTCTGCTTCTGTTTTGTTCAGCGATGGCAGCACGGGATTTTAAGCCTACAAAGACATTGTCCGGACATGAATCAAAAATCTCATCACTGGATATTTTGTAGGAGGCAGACTCGATGTGATAATTCTGGGATTTTGTTCATACAATTAGTAGGAGGCATGCAAAATTTGAGTTGCGGGTAAGCTTTTCCATGACACAATTTAGTAGTTAATGCCAGTGGCGAAGCTGGGATTCCAATATACCCCTGGCTTGACATAATCGGTTGGGCTTGGAAAATTAATCTACCCCTCCCTGGCTTGAGCCTATTTTTCATTAAACAAGTTCAATTTTCCTAAATTTTACActaatttttttttgggtttgagCTTTTTAGGAGGGTTCAGCCAGGGGAAGCTTGGCAGTAGCTCCACCCCTGGTTAATGCCTTGAAGTTATGCTTCCGTGGTATGCAAAGTGTATGTGAGATTTCTGAAGACTTCCTGCCTTTTCTGCTTGTTTATACTTTAGATCCTTACAACATGTCTTAGGCAAATATAATGTACATTCTTGGATATATGTTACAACTTCTAGTGCCATTCCTAAATAATACATGTTGGTCCAAAAagcaaataaaggtcacctggagaGGTCGCAATAGTTCCACATTGGGTCTCTTAAATTCGTAAACGGCGTACATTAGTCTCATAGTCTGTGTCGATGCGTCTTTAGGTAGCACGTCGTGAGTCTGATGTTTTTTCCCAATCACAGTTGAACTCCATAGTCATCTTTATCTAAACTCAAAAAACTCTCCAGACAGAAGAAGAGATTAAGCTCATACTTGTAAGTTAGTATTATCATTTCTTTGGAGCTGTAAGAGCCGGACATTTCATCAATGTGTATGCCCAATATTCACGCTATCAGTGGTAATGTAATTACAGGCCCAGGTGAAGTATAGGTTAGCAACTGGTGCTACACAGTTGCTAGTATCTAGCTCCCACTGCACAgttatttttgtttctttattatATTCCTCATCAGGTAAAAACTTCATGAAACAATAGTTTTATCTCGGCGCTGACTGCTTTTTCCTCTTTGTCATTGTATTTGTAGATGGACAGTATATTGCAACTAATTCACACGATCAGAGTATCAAGCTGTGGGCAAGTCGGAACAGTGGAAAGGATAAGGCAATGGATTAGTTTCTAATCTAATGTAGGGGTTAATGCACACATTT
This genomic stretch from Papaver somniferum cultivar HN1 chromosome 5, ASM357369v1, whole genome shotgun sequence harbors:
- the LOC113280872 gene encoding uncharacterized protein LOC113280872 — translated: MEYFNILPVEISLHIFSLLPIESASDFALVSKTWKNLIHSPSFYKMHSLRLLRLAREAEAEFSQKLKELKDCCESVRQFTQTCQSVELLQQIYENHRENREEKTNSMRLSQQKLAHYTRLAGKCVLIFAKCRGAKRTKSIRLAKKSIKMSAKFSAMAARDFKPTKTLSGHESKISSLDIL